One Oryza sativa Japonica Group chromosome 8, ASM3414082v1 DNA window includes the following coding sequences:
- the LOC4344808 gene encoding sugar transport protein MST5, with the protein MAGGAMVQTVGGKTYPGKMTAFVFFTCLVASSGGLIFGYDIGISGGVTSMDSFLSEFFPSVYAQAKASKDTNQYCKFDSQLLTLFTSSLYLAALATSFVAAWVTRVFGRKWSMFCGGVTFLAGSALNGAATDVMMLILGRILLGIGVGFANQSVPLYLSEMAPANLRGMLNIGFQLMTTIGILSANLINYATSSIEGGWGWRIGLGLAGVPALIITLGALVLPDTPNSLIARGYAGDAKRVLVKIRGTDDVHDEYDDMVAASEEAASIEHPWRNILHRKYRPQLTIAILIPCFQQLTGINVIMFYAPVLFLTIGFAGDASLMSAVITGLVNMFATVVSIISVDRLGRRVLFLQGGTQMFISQVVVGTLIALQFGVAGVGEMSRSYAILLVLFICMYVAGFAWSWGPLGWLVPSEVFALEIRSAGQSIAVCVNMMLTFVIGQAFLTMLCHLKFGLFYFFAGWMLVMTTFVALFLPETKGVPIEEMNHVWSRHWFWGSYVTAHDVAGAGAGGGGNRRSHNV; encoded by the coding sequence atggcgggcggcgcgatggTCCAGACGGTGGGTGGCAAGACGTACCCGGGGAAGATGACCGCGTTCGTGTTCTTCACctgcctcgtcgcctcctccggcggccTCATCTTCGGCTACGACATCGGCATCTCCGGCGGCGTCACCTCCATGGACTCCTTCCTCAGCGAGTTCTTCCCGTCGGTGTACGCGCAGGCGAAGGCGAGCAAGGACACCAACCAGTACTGCAAGTTCGACAGCCAGCTGCTGACGCTCTTCACCTCGTCGCTGTACCTGGCGGCGCTGGCGACGTCGTTCGTGGCGGCGTGGGTCACCCGGGTGTTCGGCCGGAAGTGGTCCATGTTCTGCGGCGGCGTCACCTTCCTCGCCGGCTCGGCGCTCAacggcgccgccaccgacgtCATGATGCTCATCCTCGGCCGCATCCTCCTCGGCATCGGCGTCGGCTTCGCCAACCAGTCCGTGCCGCTCTACCTGTCGGAGATGGCGCCGGCGAACCTCCGCGGGATGCTCAACATCGGCTTCCAGCTCATGACCACCATCGGCATCCTCTCCGCCAACCTCATCAACTACGCGACGTCGAGCATCGAGGGCGGGTGGGGGTGGCGcatcggcctcggcctcgccggcgtGCCCGCGCTCATCATCACGCTCGGCGCGCTCGTCCTCCCGGACACCCCAAACTCCCTCATCGCCCGCGGCTACGCCGGCGACGCCAAGCGCGTCCTCGTCAAGATCCGCGGCACGGACGACGTCCACGACGAGTACGACGACATGGTAGCGGCAAGCGAAGAAGCCGCCTCGATCGAGCACCCATGGCGGAACATCCTCCATCGCAAGTACCGCCCGCAGCTCACCATCGCCATCCTCATCCCGTGCTTCCAACAGCTCACCGGCATCAACGTGATCATGTTCTACGCGCCGGTGCTCTTCCtcaccatcggcttcgccggcgACGCGTCGCTCATGTCCGCCGTGATCACGGGCCTCGTCAACATGTTCGCCACCGTCGTCTCGATCATCTCCGTGgaccgcctcggccgccgcgtgCTGTTCCTCCAGGGCGGCACGCAGATGTTCATCTCCCAGGTGGTGGTCGGGACGCTGATCGCGCTCCAGTTCGGCGTCGCGGGCGTCGGCGAGATGTCGCGGTCGTACGCCATCTTGCTCGTGCTGTTCATCTGCATGTACGTGGCCGGGTTCGCGTGGTCGTGGGGGCCCCTGGGGTGGCTGGTGCCGAGCGAGGTGTTCGCGCTGGAGATCAGGTCGGCGGGGCAGAGCATCGCGGTGTGCGTCAACATGATGCTGACGTTCGTCATCGGGCAGGCGTTCCTCACCATGCTGTGCCACCTCAAGTTCGGCCTCTTCTACTTCTTCGCCGGGTGGATGCTGGTCATGACCACCTTCGTCGCGCTCTTCCTGCCGGAGACGAAGGGGGTGCCCATCGAGGAGATGAACCACGTCTGGAGCCGGCACTGGTTCTGGGGCAGCTACGTCACCGCccacgacgtcgccggcgccggcgccggaggaggaggaaaccgCAGAAGCCACAACGTCTAG